Proteins from a single region of Diaphorobacter limosus:
- the tatB gene encoding Sec-independent protein translocase protein TatB — MIDIGLSKMALIGAVALIVIGPEKLPRVARTVGTLLGKAQRYVSDVKAEVNRSMELDELRKMKDTVEGAARDVEQSIQTSASDFQKDMESSLGEDFTPLGEPSGAQELSSVVPAYKHPGKNWRLKRGAMPQWYKARAGVRTKAQSGAARVARFRPQKFH; from the coding sequence ATGATCGACATTGGCCTGTCCAAGATGGCGCTGATAGGCGCCGTGGCTCTCATCGTCATCGGCCCGGAGAAGCTGCCGCGCGTGGCGCGCACCGTCGGCACCCTGCTGGGTAAGGCGCAGCGCTATGTGTCCGACGTCAAGGCCGAGGTCAACCGTTCCATGGAGCTCGACGAGCTGCGCAAGATGAAGGATACGGTGGAGGGTGCCGCGCGCGACGTGGAGCAATCCATACAGACCAGCGCCAGCGACTTCCAGAAGGACATGGAAAGCAGTCTGGGCGAAGACTTCACCCCGCTGGGCGAGCCATCCGGCGCGCAAGAGCTGTCCTCCGTGGTTCCTGCCTACAAGCACCCGGGCAAGAACTGGCGCCTCAAGCGCGGCGCCATGCCCCAGTGGTACAAGGCGCGTGCCGGTGTGCGCACCAAGGCCCAGTCCGGTGCGGCGCGCGTGGCGCGCTTTCGGCCCCAAAAATTCCATTGA
- the tatC gene encoding twin-arginine translocase subunit TatC, with amino-acid sequence MPETPNPEDELAGTEQPFVQHLMELRDRLVKAMIAIGVVAAALFFYPGPGQLYDLLAAPLVAHLPQGATMIATSVISPFMVPLKILLMSAFLIALPFVLWQVWAFVAPGLYAHEKRLVLPLVVSSTVLFFIGVAFCYFFVFGQVFSFIQGFAPKSITAAPDIEAYLGFVMTMFLAFGLAFEVPIAVVVLARMGVVSVEKLKSFRGYFIVVAFVIAAIVTPPDVVSQLALAIPMCLLYEVGIWAAQVFIRHTQAPEESQESTS; translated from the coding sequence ATGCCTGAAACACCGAACCCTGAAGACGAACTCGCCGGTACCGAGCAGCCCTTCGTGCAGCACCTGATGGAGCTGCGCGACCGCCTGGTCAAGGCCATGATCGCCATCGGGGTTGTCGCCGCCGCGCTGTTCTTCTACCCCGGCCCGGGCCAGCTCTACGACCTGCTGGCCGCGCCGCTGGTGGCGCACCTGCCCCAGGGCGCCACCATGATCGCCACCTCGGTGATCTCGCCCTTCATGGTGCCCTTGAAGATTCTGCTGATGTCGGCCTTTCTGATCGCTCTGCCCTTTGTGCTATGGCAGGTCTGGGCCTTTGTTGCGCCGGGTCTGTATGCGCATGAGAAGCGCCTGGTGCTGCCGCTGGTCGTCTCCAGCACCGTGCTGTTCTTCATCGGCGTGGCGTTTTGCTACTTTTTCGTCTTTGGCCAGGTGTTCAGCTTCATCCAGGGCTTTGCGCCCAAGAGCATCACCGCCGCGCCAGACATCGAAGCCTACCTGGGCTTTGTCATGACCATGTTCCTGGCCTTCGGCCTGGCGTTCGAGGTACCCATTGCCGTGGTCGTGCTGGCGCGCATGGGCGTGGTCAGCGTGGAAAAGCTCAAGAGCTTTCGCGGCTACTTCATCGTCGTCGCCTTCGTGATCGCCGCCATCGTCACGCCGCCCGACGTAGTGTCGCAGCTGGCGCTGGCGATTCCCATGTGCCTGCTGTACGAGGTGGGCATCTGGGCGGCGCAGGTTTTCATCCGCCACACGCAGGCGCCCGAGGAATCGCAGGAGTCCACCTCCTGA
- the hisI gene encoding phosphoribosyl-AMP cyclohydrolase, whose amino-acid sequence MNWLDQVKWDAQGLVPVIAQEAATGDVLMFAWMNREALARTAELGRAVYYSRSRGRLWFKGEESGHVQQVHEMRLDCDNDVVLLKVTQLGHEPGIACHTGRHSCFFSVLKDGAWQAVDPVLKDPESIYK is encoded by the coding sequence ATGAACTGGCTTGATCAAGTGAAATGGGACGCGCAGGGTCTGGTGCCCGTGATTGCGCAGGAGGCCGCCACCGGGGACGTGTTGATGTTCGCCTGGATGAACCGCGAGGCCCTGGCCAGGACGGCCGAGCTGGGCCGCGCCGTGTACTACAGCCGCTCGCGCGGCCGGCTTTGGTTCAAGGGCGAAGAATCAGGCCATGTGCAGCAGGTGCACGAGATGCGCCTCGATTGCGACAACGACGTGGTGCTGCTCAAGGTCACGCAGCTGGGCCATGAGCCTGGCATCGCCTGCCACACCGGGCGGCACAGCTGCTTCTTCAGTGTCCTCAAGGACGGTGCCTGGCAGGCCGTCGATCCGGTCTTGAAAGACCCCGAGTCCATCTACAAGTAA
- the petA gene encoding ubiquinol-cytochrome c reductase iron-sulfur subunit, whose product MSETPIDSSKRTWLIASGCAGAVGGVATAVPFVSSFQPSEKAKAAGAAVEVDISALKPGEKVTVEWRGKPVWIIRRTPEQVAELPKLDSQLADPQSKRNPAEFTPPYAQNEHRSIKPEILVAVGICPHLGCSPSDRFTPGPQPSLPNDWEGGFLCPCHGSTFDMAGRVFKNKPSPDNLPVPPHMYLSDTKLLIGEDKKA is encoded by the coding sequence ATGAGTGAAACTCCGATCGACTCGAGCAAGCGGACGTGGCTGATCGCGTCTGGCTGCGCTGGCGCGGTGGGTGGCGTGGCCACAGCCGTCCCTTTTGTGAGCAGCTTCCAGCCGTCCGAGAAGGCCAAGGCCGCCGGCGCGGCCGTCGAGGTGGACATCTCGGCCCTCAAGCCCGGTGAAAAGGTCACGGTGGAATGGCGTGGCAAGCCGGTGTGGATCATTCGCCGCACGCCCGAGCAGGTTGCCGAACTGCCCAAGCTCGACAGCCAGCTGGCCGACCCGCAGTCCAAGCGCAATCCGGCCGAGTTCACGCCGCCGTATGCGCAGAACGAGCACCGCTCGATCAAGCCCGAGATCCTGGTTGCCGTGGGTATCTGCCCGCACCTTGGCTGCTCGCCCTCCGACAGGTTCACCCCCGGCCCCCAGCCGTCGCTGCCCAATGACTGGGAGGGCGGTTTTCTGTGCCCTTGCCACGGATCGACCTTCGACATGGCCGGCCGCGTGTTCAAGAACAAGCCGTCGCCGGACAACCTGCCGGTGCCCCCGCACATGTACCTGTCG
- the hisF gene encoding imidazole glycerol phosphate synthase subunit HisF has product MLAKRIIPCLDVTGGRVVKGVNFVELRDAGDPVEIAARYNEQGADELTFLDITATSDGRDLILPIIEAVASQVFIPLTVGGGVRTVQDVRRLLNAGADKTSFNSAAIANPEVINQASDKYGAQCIVVAIDAKRRQGQDLAERGAGWDVYSHGGRQNTGLDAVRWAVDMARRGAGEILLTSMDRDGTKSGFDLQLTRAVSDAVDVPVIASGGVGNLDHLADGVSIGGADAVLAASIFHYGEFTVRQAKEHMHARGIPVRL; this is encoded by the coding sequence ATGCTTGCCAAACGCATCATTCCCTGCCTGGACGTGACCGGTGGTCGCGTCGTCAAGGGCGTCAACTTTGTCGAACTGCGCGACGCCGGCGACCCGGTGGAGATCGCCGCGCGCTACAACGAGCAGGGCGCTGACGAGCTCACCTTCCTCGACATCACCGCCACCAGCGACGGGCGCGACCTGATCCTGCCCATCATCGAGGCCGTGGCCAGCCAGGTCTTCATTCCGCTCACGGTGGGTGGCGGCGTGCGCACCGTGCAGGATGTGCGGCGCCTCTTGAACGCCGGGGCGGACAAGACCAGCTTCAACTCGGCCGCCATCGCCAACCCCGAGGTCATCAACCAGGCGAGCGACAAATACGGCGCGCAGTGCATCGTGGTGGCCATAGACGCCAAGCGCCGCCAGGGTCAGGACCTGGCCGAGCGCGGCGCGGGCTGGGACGTGTACAGCCACGGCGGGCGCCAGAACACCGGGCTGGACGCCGTGCGCTGGGCCGTGGACATGGCGCGCCGCGGCGCGGGCGAGATCCTCTTGACCAGCATGGACCGCGACGGCACTAAGAGCGGCTTTGACCTGCAGCTGACGCGCGCCGTGAGCGACGCCGTCGATGTGCCCGTGATCGCCTCGGGCGGCGTGGGCAACCTGGATCACCTGGCCGATGGCGTGAGCATCGGCGGGGCCGATGCCGTGCTGGCGGCGAGCATCTTTCACTACGGCGAGTTCACCGTGCGCCAGGCCAAGGAGCATATGCACGCGCGCGGCATTCCCGTGCGGCTTTAA
- the mscL gene encoding large conductance mechanosensitive channel protein MscL: MSITKEFKEFAVKGNVIDLAVGVIIGAAFGKIVDSVVADLIMPIVGLVFGKLDFSNLFIVLGSIPEGTARTLDALKKAGVPVFAYGSFITVAVNFIILAFIIFMMVKQFNRLKREAPAEPVPEAVTPEDIVLLREIRDSLKR; encoded by the coding sequence GTGAGCATCACCAAAGAATTCAAAGAGTTTGCCGTCAAGGGGAATGTGATTGACCTGGCAGTGGGTGTGATCATCGGCGCCGCATTCGGCAAGATCGTGGATTCGGTGGTGGCCGACCTGATCATGCCCATCGTCGGTCTGGTGTTCGGCAAGCTCGATTTCTCCAACCTCTTCATCGTGCTGGGCAGCATCCCCGAAGGCACGGCGCGCACGCTGGATGCGCTCAAGAAGGCCGGCGTGCCGGTGTTTGCCTACGGCAGCTTCATCACCGTGGCGGTGAATTTCATCATCCTGGCCTTCATCATCTTCATGATGGTCAAACAGTTCAACCGCCTCAAGCGCGAGGCGCCCGCCGAGCCCGTACCCGAAGCCGTCACGCCGGAAGACATCGTGCTGCTGCGCGAGATCCGCGACAGCCTCAAGCGCTGA
- a CDS encoding histidine triad nucleotide-binding protein encodes MHDPNCLFCKIIAGQIPSKKVYEDEQVFAFHDIHPWAPVHFLIVPKLHLPSMASATPEHAGLLGHMMLLAPRLAIEQGCNPYPDGGYRIVVNTGTEGGQEVHHLHMHVIGGPRPWLRG; translated from the coding sequence ATGCACGACCCCAACTGCCTTTTCTGCAAGATCATTGCCGGCCAGATCCCGTCGAAGAAGGTCTACGAGGACGAACAGGTCTTCGCCTTTCATGACATACACCCCTGGGCGCCGGTGCATTTTCTCATCGTGCCCAAGCTGCACCTGCCTTCCATGGCGTCCGCCACGCCCGAGCATGCCGGCCTGCTCGGCCACATGATGCTGCTGGCCCCCAGACTGGCCATCGAGCAGGGCTGCAACCCCTATCCGGACGGGGGCTACCGCATCGTGGTGAACACCGGCACCGAGGGCGGCCAGGAGGTGCACCACCTGCACATGCATGTGATCGGTGGCCCGCGCCCCTGGTTGCGCGGTTGA
- a CDS encoding DUF4870 family protein — translation MSNDIIDMEPDERAESLKTIGWVSYILHLIVAVGAVMPGAQPGVALLIIALVIDLVKKGDAEGTWQASHFSWRISTVLWAGVLYVVTAPLWLFFVFPGWVAWGLISIWFLYRIVRGMVAMNKGQAIDV, via the coding sequence GTGAGCAACGACATCATCGACATGGAGCCCGACGAGCGGGCGGAGAGCCTCAAGACCATAGGCTGGGTGAGCTACATCCTGCACCTGATCGTGGCCGTGGGCGCCGTCATGCCCGGCGCCCAGCCCGGCGTGGCGCTGCTCATCATCGCGCTGGTCATCGACCTGGTGAAAAAGGGCGATGCCGAGGGGACCTGGCAGGCCAGTCATTTCTCCTGGCGCATCAGCACCGTGCTCTGGGCCGGCGTGCTGTATGTGGTGACGGCGCCGCTGTGGCTGTTCTTCGTGTTCCCGGGCTGGGTGGCCTGGGGGTTGATCTCGATATGGTTCCTGTACCGCATCGTGCGCGGCATGGTGGCCATGAACAAGGGCCAGGCCATCGATGTCTGA
- a CDS encoding phosphoribosyl-ATP diphosphatase yields MSSTDSLARLAAVIESRKSANGGDPQASYVARLLHKGPDAFLKKIGEEATEVVMAAKDVDHGAAPAKLVYEVADLWFHSMIALAHYGLAPADVIAELERREGTSGIEEKALRKVAGRALEEGEAP; encoded by the coding sequence ATGTCCAGCACTGACTCCCTCGCCCGCCTGGCCGCCGTGATCGAGAGCCGCAAGAGCGCCAATGGCGGCGACCCGCAGGCCAGCTATGTCGCGCGCCTGCTGCACAAAGGGCCCGATGCCTTCCTGAAGAAGATTGGCGAGGAGGCCACAGAGGTGGTCATGGCCGCCAAGGACGTGGATCACGGCGCCGCACCCGCGAAGCTGGTGTATGAGGTGGCCGACCTGTGGTTTCACTCCATGATTGCCCTGGCCCACTACGGCCTCGCCCCGGCCGACGTGATCGCCGAGCTCGAGCGCCGCGAGGGCACCAGCGGCATCGAGGAAAAGGCGCTGCGCAAGGTGGCGGGCCGCGCCCTGGAAGAAGGGGAGGCACCGTGA
- a CDS encoding patatin-like phospholipase family protein translates to MSEVAATPPLNLALQGGGSHGALTWGVLDALLEDGGFTFEGISGTSAGAMNAVALAHGFAQAALQHKDAHEAHQAGCALARQTLAQLWEGVGTMGSLLWGVPLQGNPFLGMLSQWLSPYQTNPLGINPLRGLLERVVDFDALCHARHALVPKVFVCATNVRTGRGEIFSGARLSADAVMASACLPLLFKAVQIDGEHYWDGGFSGNPALYPLIYQTQCADVLLVQINPIEHPDLPDTAPEIMERMNEVTFNASLLGELRAIDFVRRLLAEGRLDPQHYKSMRMHRIDGGRVLAPFGDASKSRADMAFVRQLFELGRTQGKQWLRRHRRDVGVQHTLHLTDNH, encoded by the coding sequence ATGTCTGAAGTCGCAGCCACGCCACCGCTGAATCTGGCGCTGCAGGGCGGCGGCTCGCATGGGGCGCTGACCTGGGGCGTGCTGGACGCGCTGCTTGAAGACGGCGGTTTTACCTTCGAGGGCATCAGCGGTACCAGCGCCGGCGCCATGAATGCCGTGGCCCTGGCCCATGGCTTTGCCCAGGCAGCGTTGCAGCACAAGGATGCCCATGAGGCGCACCAGGCCGGCTGCGCCCTCGCGCGCCAGACGCTCGCGCAGCTGTGGGAAGGCGTGGGCACCATGGGCAGCCTGCTGTGGGGCGTGCCGCTGCAGGGCAACCCGTTCCTGGGCATGCTGAGCCAGTGGCTCTCGCCCTACCAGACCAATCCGCTGGGCATCAACCCGCTGCGCGGCCTGCTCGAGCGCGTGGTGGACTTCGACGCCCTGTGCCATGCGCGCCATGCGCTGGTGCCCAAGGTGTTCGTCTGCGCCACCAATGTGCGCACGGGACGCGGCGAGATCTTCTCGGGCGCGCGCCTGTCGGCCGACGCCGTCATGGCCTCGGCCTGCCTGCCGCTTTTGTTCAAGGCGGTGCAGATCGATGGCGAGCATTACTGGGATGGCGGCTTCTCCGGCAACCCGGCGCTGTACCCGCTGATCTACCAGACGCAATGCGCCGACGTGCTGCTGGTGCAGATCAACCCGATAGAACACCCTGACCTGCCCGATACCGCGCCGGAGATCATGGAGCGCATGAACGAGGTCACCTTCAACGCCAGCCTGCTGGGCGAGTTGCGCGCCATCGACTTCGTGCGCCGCCTGCTGGCCGAGGGGCGGCTCGATCCCCAGCACTACAAGAGCATGCGCATGCACCGCATCGATGGCGGCCGCGTGCTGGCGCCGTTTGGCGACGCCAGCAAGTCACGCGCCGACATGGCCTTTGTGCGCCAGCTGTTCGAGCTGGGGCGCACCCAGGGCAAGCAATGGCTGCGACGCCACCGCCGCGACGTGGGCGTGCAGCACACATTGCATTTGACCGACAATCACTGA
- a CDS encoding Nif3-like dinuclear metal center hexameric protein, with translation MSIQRSELLAHFDALLQPERFKDYGPNGLQVEGAQTIRRIISGVTASRALIDAAIAARADAIFVHHGLFWRGMDGRVTGWMKQRLQRLLAHDINLFAYHLPLDAHPELGNNAQLGRVLGWQADQRFGEQDLGFAAPAAFASAAELAAHVQATLGRSVTLVAPEGAHPMRRVAWCTGGAQGFFESAIAAGADAFITGEISEPQTHLARETGVAFIAAGHHATERYGAPAVAAHVAQQLGLEHRFIDIDNPA, from the coding sequence ATGAGCATCCAGCGATCTGAATTACTGGCGCATTTCGACGCGCTGCTGCAGCCCGAGCGCTTCAAGGACTATGGCCCCAACGGCCTGCAGGTGGAGGGTGCGCAGACGATACGGCGCATCATCAGCGGCGTCACCGCCAGCCGCGCGCTGATCGATGCGGCCATAGCGGCGCGCGCCGACGCCATCTTCGTGCACCACGGCCTGTTCTGGCGTGGCATGGACGGGCGCGTCACGGGCTGGATGAAGCAGCGCCTGCAGCGCCTGCTGGCGCATGACATCAACCTGTTTGCCTACCACCTGCCGCTGGACGCCCACCCTGAGCTGGGCAACAACGCGCAGCTGGGCCGGGTGCTGGGCTGGCAGGCCGATCAACGCTTTGGCGAGCAGGATCTGGGTTTTGCCGCGCCGGCCGCATTCGCCAGCGCCGCTGAACTGGCAGCCCATGTGCAGGCGACCCTGGGCCGCTCCGTGACACTGGTGGCGCCCGAGGGCGCGCACCCCATGCGCCGCGTGGCCTGGTGTACGGGCGGGGCGCAGGGTTTTTTCGAATCGGCCATTGCCGCCGGGGCGGATGCCTTCATCACCGGCGAGATCTCCGAGCCCCAGACGCACCTGGCGCGCGAGACCGGCGTAGCCTTCATCGCCGCCGGCCACCACGCCACGGAGCGTTATGGCGCACCGGCCGTCGCGGCGCATGTGGCGCAGCAGCTGGGCCTGGAGCATCGGTTCATCGACATTGATAATCCAGCCTGA
- the pdxA gene encoding 4-hydroxythreonine-4-phosphate dehydrogenase PdxA — MSTSLPLAITQGDPAGIGPEIVAKAFRDAPRDMRGCFVVGDLATLRRAAACIERPGNTSLPLARIDALQDVALVPPRCLPVWQLPELAGGEREPWGRVSAGAGRAAAACVLWAARAALAGQVAALVTAPLHKESLAAAGVPFPGHTELLQAEAARHAGVPIAQMPVRMMLASDELRTVLVSIHLSLREAIAAVTQDNLLQTLRITHAALSRSLGRAPRIGVAGLNPHAGEGGLFGREELDIIAPAIAQARAEGLDAQGPYAPDTIFMRARCTAGRPGEFDVVLAMYHDQGLIPVKYLGVDKGVNVTLGLPLVRTSPDHGTAFDIAGRGVADAASLIEAVRMARALAG; from the coding sequence ATGAGCACATCTCTCCCACTGGCCATTACCCAGGGCGACCCGGCCGGCATAGGCCCGGAGATCGTCGCCAAGGCCTTTCGCGACGCACCCCGGGACATGCGTGGCTGCTTTGTCGTTGGCGACCTGGCCACGCTGCGCCGTGCCGCGGCCTGCATCGAGCGGCCGGGCAACACCAGCCTGCCGCTGGCGCGCATCGACGCCCTGCAGGATGTGGCGCTGGTGCCGCCGCGCTGCCTGCCGGTGTGGCAGCTGCCAGAGCTGGCTGGCGGCGAACGTGAGCCATGGGGCCGGGTGAGCGCCGGTGCCGGGCGCGCCGCTGCGGCCTGCGTGCTCTGGGCGGCACGGGCGGCGCTTGCCGGCCAGGTCGCGGCGCTGGTGACGGCGCCACTGCACAAGGAATCGCTGGCAGCCGCGGGCGTGCCGTTTCCGGGCCACACCGAGTTGCTGCAGGCCGAGGCGGCGCGTCATGCCGGCGTGCCCATTGCGCAGATGCCGGTGCGCATGATGCTGGCCAGCGACGAGCTGCGCACGGTGCTGGTCAGCATCCACCTGTCGCTGCGCGAGGCCATTGCCGCCGTGACGCAGGACAACCTGCTGCAGACGCTGCGCATCACCCATGCGGCCCTCTCGCGCAGCCTGGGACGGGCGCCGCGCATCGGCGTGGCAGGGCTCAACCCCCATGCGGGCGAGGGCGGCCTGTTTGGCCGCGAGGAGCTGGACATCATCGCCCCGGCCATCGCCCAGGCGCGCGCCGAGGGCCTGGACGCACAAGGCCCCTACGCGCCCGACACCATCTTCATGCGCGCGCGCTGTACGGCCGGCAGGCCGGGCGAGTTCGACGTGGTGCTGGCCATGTACCACGACCAGGGCTTGATCCCCGTGAAATACCTGGGCGTGGACAAGGGCGTGAACGTCACCCTGGGCCTGCCCCTGGTGCGCACCAGCCCGGACCATGGCACGGCCTTTGACATCGCGGGACGGGGCGTGGCCGATGCCGCCAGCCTGATCGAGGCCGTGCGCATGGCGCGTGCGCTGGCAGGTTGA
- a CDS encoding trypsin-like peptidase domain-containing protein produces the protein MKRYWLLFSQAVTVLAAAYFVVATLQPGWLQRGATTSGAGISLIEAPPSTGAQPAAGSFSAAARKAAPAVVSINTSKEVRHPRSNDPWFQFFFGDQGAQAQTGLGSGVIISPEGYILTNNHVVEGADEIEVTLTDSRRASATVIGTDPDTDLAVLKVQLDKLPVIVLGDSDRLDVGDQVLAIGNPFGVGQTVTSGIVSALGRNQLGINTFENFIQTDAAINPGNSGGALVDVNGNLMGINTAIYSRSGGSMGIGFAIPVSTAKLVLDGIVRDGQVTRGWIGVEPGELSPELAQTFGVQATRGVIITGVLQGAPAAQGGIRPGDVILSVAGKPTDNVSQLLTAVAGLQPGKAASFELQRGDRQLELSVVPGTRPRMQQRR, from the coding sequence ATGAAACGCTATTGGTTGCTGTTTTCCCAAGCCGTGACGGTGCTCGCCGCCGCCTATTTCGTCGTCGCCACGCTGCAGCCCGGCTGGCTGCAACGCGGTGCGACCACCAGCGGTGCCGGCATTTCCCTCATCGAGGCGCCGCCCAGTACGGGCGCCCAGCCCGCGGCCGGCAGCTTCAGTGCCGCGGCGCGCAAGGCGGCGCCGGCCGTGGTCAGCATCAATACCAGCAAGGAGGTGCGCCACCCGCGCAGCAACGACCCCTGGTTCCAGTTCTTCTTTGGCGACCAGGGCGCGCAGGCGCAGACCGGCCTGGGCAGTGGCGTGATCATCAGCCCCGAGGGCTACATCCTGACCAACAACCATGTGGTTGAGGGCGCCGACGAGATCGAGGTCACGCTCACCGACAGCCGCCGCGCCAGTGCCACGGTGATTGGCACCGACCCCGACACCGACCTGGCCGTGCTCAAGGTGCAGCTGGACAAGCTGCCGGTGATCGTGCTCGGCGACTCGGACAGGCTCGACGTGGGCGACCAGGTGCTGGCCATTGGCAACCCCTTTGGCGTGGGCCAGACGGTCACCAGCGGCATCGTCTCGGCGCTGGGGCGCAACCAGCTGGGCATCAACACCTTCGAGAACTTCATCCAGACCGATGCGGCCATCAACCCTGGCAACTCCGGCGGCGCGCTGGTGGATGTGAATGGCAACCTGATGGGCATCAACACCGCCATCTACTCGCGCTCGGGCGGCAGCATGGGCATTGGCTTTGCCATCCCCGTGTCCACGGCCAAGCTGGTGCTCGACGGCATCGTGCGTGACGGTCAGGTGACGCGCGGCTGGATAGGCGTGGAGCCGGGCGAGCTGTCACCGGAGCTGGCCCAGACCTTTGGCGTGCAGGCCACGCGGGGCGTGATCATCACCGGCGTGTTGCAGGGCGCGCCCGCGGCGCAAGGCGGCATACGCCCCGGCGACGTGATCCTGAGCGTGGCCGGCAAGCCCACCGACAATGTCTCGCAACTGCTCACCGCCGTGGCCGGCCTGCAGCCGGGCAAGGCCGCCAGCTTCGAGCTGCAGCGTGGCGACAGGCAGCTGGAGCTGTCGGTGGTGCCGGGCACACGCCCGCGCATGCAGCAGCGCCGCTGA
- the tatA gene encoding Sec-independent protein translocase subunit TatA, with the protein MGSFSIWHWLIVLLIVVMVFGTKKLKNIGSDLGGAVKGFKDGMKEGASSDEQAGANAPAGQVTNTTAADKTTIDVQAKQKS; encoded by the coding sequence ATGGGTTCGTTTTCCATTTGGCACTGGCTCATCGTGCTGCTGATCGTGGTCATGGTGTTCGGCACCAAGAAGCTCAAGAACATTGGCTCCGACCTGGGCGGCGCCGTGAAGGGCTTCAAGGACGGCATGAAGGAGGGCGCCAGCAGTGATGAGCAGGCGGGTGCCAACGCGCCTGCCGGCCAGGTCACCAACACCACGGCCGCCGACAAGACCACCATCGACGTGCAAGCCAAGCAAAAGAGCTGA